A genomic segment from Clarias gariepinus isolate MV-2021 ecotype Netherlands chromosome 11, CGAR_prim_01v2, whole genome shotgun sequence encodes:
- the npas1 gene encoding neuronal PAS domain-containing protein 1 — MAAMPFVSEGKCVSVEWDFLQGLLAKPPTLPCLQNLRKEKSRNAARSRRGKENFEFFELAKMLPLPGAITSQLDKASVIRLTISYLHMRHFASQGDPPWSPLLEGDNNCSKVRRNSHSLATDIFEQHLGAHLLQSLDGFVFVVSQEGRFLYISETVSIYLGLSQVELTGSSVFDYIHPADHVEMAERLGIKPHLRSEAGCLTTQESASSSASTSSLAGTPEPAPSSPLSSGDEPVERGFFVRMKSTLTKRGLHVKSSGYKVIHVTGRIRCRPALVPGSSRALHRPMGLVALAHTLPPSTLNEVRMESNMFVFRVNMDLQITYCENRISEYMDLSPAEVVGHTCYHFIHVEDLDTIRQSHEDLLRKGQVVTGYYRWLQRRGGYLWVQSCATVSINHKAPHERNVIWVNYILSRTEMPDTPLDLLQLPENLKAERLRASSSTRDLSPKGHGSNGAQQTKGGVGRNDAERKGRDSYTHPTANQTDNRRKRPHHSSPENTPPQTRRQLEVFRHGEDSLSGTSDSASDSEAEEEEEEDKEEEWDHNSNSKKLKTDAGASKKNSETGKVRNGRAVIQQLKSVVTSTAVKTEQEILGTGICSTIAGRWSNTQSTRGINGSSPPSHDSDSVTTEAPVKGLFSPPSPISASPLPREDRSLHGGRTPDYELLQRLAAGGAAGRVLFHPLALGPPGPQSLYAPSTIRYAPPELPTGHAEGPRLDHASKSPTFFPHLQRIAALPPFSGFSPSEPPFTPSLPFCMNGLRGAAGTDED, encoded by the exons ATGGCAGCCATGCCGTTCGTCAGTGAGGGAAAGTGTGTTAGCGTGGAGTGGGACTTCTTGCAAGGACTCCTGGCCAAACCACCCACCCTGCCCTG TTTACAAAACCTGCGGAAGGAGAAGTCCCGGAATGCAGCTCGATCTCGTCGTGGTAAAGAAAACTTTGAGTTTTTCGAGCTGGCCAAAATGCTGCCTCTTCCTGGTGCCATCACCAGCCAGCTGGACAAGGCCTCGGTCATTCGCCTGACCATCAGCTACCTGCACATGCGGCATTTTGCGAGTCAAGGAGACCCACCCTGGAGCCCCCTGCTGGAAGGGGACAATAACTGCAGCAAGG TGAGGAGAAACAGCCACTCACTGGCCACGGATATATTCGAGCAGCACCTGGGAGCACATCTATTACAG tctttgGATGGGTTTGTGTTCGTGGTCAGTCAGGAAGGCCGCTTCCTCTACATATCTGAGACAGTGTCAATCTACTTGGGCCTttcacag GTGGAATTAACCGGCAGTAGTGTGTTTGACTACATTCATCCTGCAGACCATGTGGAGATGGCAGAGCGATTGGGAATTAAGCCACACCTCCGCTCAGAGGCAGGCTGTCTGACCACCCAGGAAAGTGCTTCAAGTTCCGCCTCCACATCCTCATTGGCTGGCACACCTGAACCAG CCCCCTCCAGTCCGCTGTCATCTGGAGATGAACCAGTAGAGCGAGGTTTCTTTGTCCGGATGAAATCCACCCTCACTAAGCGCGGCCTACATGTCAAATCCTCTGGTTATAAG GTGATTCACGTTACTGGCCGGATTCGCTGTCGGCCTGCTCTGGTCCCAGGCTCTTCACGTGCACTCCATCGGCCAATGGGACTGGTCGCTCTTGCTCACACACTCCCTCCCTCCACTCTTAATGAGGTGCGCATGGAGAGTAACATGTTCGTGTTTCGGGTCAACATGGATCTCCAGATAACCTACTGTGAGAACAG GATCTCAGAATATATGGACCTGAGCCCAGCCGAGGTGGTGGGACACACCTGCTACCACTTCATTCATGTGGAAGACCTAGATACCATCCGGCAAAGCCACGAAGACC TGCTGAGGAAGGGTCAGGTTGTGACTGGTTACTACCGCTGGTTGCAAAGGAGAGGCGGGTATTTGTGGGTCCAGTCATGTGCCACCGTGTCCATCAACCACAAAGCACCCCATGAACGCAACGTCATCTGGGTCAACTACATACTCAG TCGGACAGAGATGCCTGACACGCCACTGGATTTACTACAACTCCCAGAAAACCTTAAAGCTGAGCGTCTTCGGGCAAGCTCTTCCACTCGTGATCTCTCTCCAAAGGGGCACG GCTCGAATGGTGCCCAGCAAACGAAGGGCGGAGTTGGACGTAATGATGCTGAGCGCAAAGGGAGAGACTCTTACACCCATCCTACAGCTAACCAGACAGATAACAGAAGAAAAAGGCCTCACCACTCCAGCCCTGAAAACACACCTCCGCAAACTAGGAGACAGCTTGAGGTGTTCCGTCATGGAGAGGACAGTCTGTCAGGCACCTCGGACTCAGCCAGTGACAGTGAAgctgaggaagaggaagaggaggacaaAGAAGAGGAGTGGGACCATAACAGCAACAGTAAGAAACTGAAGACTGATGCAGGAGCCTCTAAGAAGAACAGTGAAACGGGGAAAGTCCGTAATGGTCGTGCTGTAATCCAGCAGTTGAAGAGTGTGGTGACCAGTACTGCCGTCAAAACTGAGCAGGAGATTTTGGGCACCGGGATTTGTTCTACCATTGCAGGGCGATGGAGCAACACTCAGTCCACCAGGGGTATAAATGGCAGCAGTCCCCCATCCCACGATTCCGACTCCGTCACCACAGAAGCTCCAGTTAAGGGTCTTTTTAGCCCTCCCTCACCCATCTCAGCTTCACCCCTTCCTCGGGAAGATCGCTCCCTCCACGGAGGCCGCACACCTGATTACGAGCTTCTTCAGAGACTAGCTGCAGGTGGAGCAGCCGGGCGTGTACTGTTCCACCCTCTCGCTCTTGGTCCTCCAGGGCCTCAGAGCCTTTACGCTCCGAGCACCATCCGCTATGCCCCTCCGGAGCTGCCTACTGGCCATGCTGAAGGGCCACGCCTGGACCACGCATCTAAATCACCCACCTTCTTTCCACATCTTCAGAGAATCGCTGCTCTACCACCCTTCAGTGGCTTTTCTCCTTCAGAGCCTCCCTTCACTCCATCCCTTCCCTTTTGCATGAACGGACTGAGAGGAGCAGCAGGGACAGATGAGGACTGA